Within the Candidatus Kaelpia aquatica genome, the region ACAGGCAGCAATGACGATGTAACTTTGACCACAACTTCAGGCAATATAATAATGAGCGGTGACATCACAGCTCTTAACGACGAGGTAGTTTTAGTTTCTGCTGCTAACGTAACCGATATAACTGATGGAACAAGCGATATTTCTGCTGCTAATTTAGATATTACTGCTTCAGGTACCGTTGGTGCAATTGGGACTAACAATGAACTGGATACAGATGTTGATACACTTACAATAGCAGCTCAGGGAGATACTTATGTATTAGAAGAAAATGACATAACTTTAACCTCTGTTGTAACAACAGTTGGGTTGATTGATGTTGAAGCAGCCGGAACAATCACTCTTAATGTAGTTACCGCTGCTGGTGCAGTAGATCTCTATGCAACAGCTGGTGATATAGTAGATAATACAACCGGCACAACTCTAGTAACTGCAGGAGCTGATTCCAGCTTGAAAGCATCCGGTATAATTGGAACTGCTATTAACCCGCATGATCCTGTAGATGTTAGTATTGACGGTGATCTTTGGGTCTGGTCAGGAAGTGAAACAGACGAGGTCTCTGTAATACTTGCTGGGTATGTTAACAGTAGTTCAGATACAGAGAGAGTTGAGCTTCTTCTGCCTGCAACTCCTGGCCTTGTAATACTGGATAATAGGCTTATGGGCGGATCAAATTATGGTTCTGGAAGTTCTGGCGGAAGCATCTTAAACCGTGGATATGGATTTGTAACAATAGAAAAATCTGATATGTTTAACTTCTTCTATGCAAGGGCGTTAGAGACCTGGGGTTATAAGATAGCTGCACCTTGGGTACTATCAGAGGCTAACTTTATAGATGCTGGTTTCCTCGAAGGTCCTGAGGTTATAATAGATGGGTCTGCAGTTGGTGTAAATATTCTGCCTAGAGAGCTCTTGATAGCTCCGGCTATATTCCAGCCGCAGAACTATTACATAATCAGACAGATTAAAAGGTAAATAGTTTAATCACTAGAAAAGGAGGAAGAAGTGAAGAAGGGAATGTTTTTACTAATTTTTGTGGCAGCAGTTGTAGTAATTAACGGTGCATATGCAGGTAAGCAGACTAAGCCGTCTGATATGCGTCAGTTTAGGCCTCGTGAGATTAAGATGGATAGAAACCATGATGGTAAGGTAGATAGGCTTGAATACTATGATGAGAAGGGTATCCTCTTAAGAATTGAGGCTGATGCAACAGGTGATGGGGTTATGAATGAAGTTGTATATTATAAGAGTGGTAACCCTGATAAGGGTACTCGTGACTTAGATGGAGATGGTAAAATAGATGTTACACTTGTCTACGATAAATCAGGTATGATCATTAAGTCAGAGACTGATACTGATAAAGATGGTAAGGTTGATGAGTGGGTTGAATACAGAAATAGTATCCCTACAAAAGCAGAGAAAGATATCAACAAAGATGGTAAAGTTGATACTTTCTTAAGTTATAATAAGAAGGGTATGGTAATAAAGTCAGGTGTTGATGTTAACGGTGATGGTACTATTAATGAGTGGATAGACTACAAAGACGGTAAGCCTCTTGCAGGCAAGAGAGACTTAAACAGAGATGGCAAGCCTGATACAGAGTTAGTCTATAATAAGTCTGGTGTGGTTATAAAGTCAGAGACTGATACAGATGGAGATGGTAAGGTTGATGAGTGGGTTGAATACAACAATGGTATCCCTACAAAAGCAGAGAAAGATATAAACAAAGATGGTAAAGCCGATACTTTTTTAACATATGATAAGAAGGGTATGATTATAAAGTCTGAGACCGACACTGATAAGAATGGTAAGGTTGATGAGTGGGTATCCTATGAGAATGGTAATCCTACAAAAGCAGAGAAAGATACGTCAGGTAATGGAAAACCTGATACCTGGGTATCTTATTAATTTAAAAAGTTTTTACTTAACCCCTTTAATCTTATTAGGTTAAAGGGGTTTTTATTTAAAAAAGATAATTAATAATATGTATTGAAATTTAGTTGTAACTAAATTATGATATATAATTATGAAAAGAAAAAGTATAATTAGTTGTAATGAGTGTAGAGGGGATAAGTAGATGACTGAAACGAAATTTACTCCAGATGAAATTTTAAGACTTGCGGTAAAGATCAAAGTCAATGGGAGCAATTTTTACCGTAATGCAGTCTCTTTTTATAAAAACAAAGAGTTTAAAAGTTTATTCAGCACTCTCTCTAGTGAAGAAGATAAACATAAAGATGTTTTTCAGGATATTCTAAACAATTTTAAAAATAAAGATTACCTAGATGCCTATAGCAGTGAGCATCAAAAGTATATTAACTCTATTGCTAATGATATCATTTTTACTCAGGCTAATATAAGCAAAAAGATAAAAGAGGGGTTTAAGAGCATTGATGATGTATTTAGCTTTGCATTAGGAATAGAGGAGGATTCAATTCTTTTCTATACAGAGCTGAAGAGTTCTATTTTAAAAGGGGAGGATCTCTTAAGTGGTGTAATCAATGAAGAGAGAAGACACTTCAGCTTAATCTCTGATTTAAAGGCAAAATATTTAAATAAAGAATTAAAAGAGCATAGAAGGTATTAAGTTTATTTTGTTACAGTCTATTTTTATCATAAAATTGATATTCAAATCTGTTATCGTAAGTCTTTGATTTGCTTGGAGATAGATGAAATATCTGATTCAGATTGTTAGGTTTTAACAATCAATTGTCCGCAGGCAGCAGAGATATCCTGGCCCTTTGATTCTCTTAGTGTTGTTGTAATTCTCTTTTGCTCTAGTCTCAGTTTAAACTCTTTAATCTTCTCCTTATCAGGTCTTTTGAATTTTCCTTTTGTTTCATTGAATGGGATTAGATTGACCTTAACTCTAGGTATCTTCTGTAAGAGCCTAGATAGTCTTTCAACATCATTAACAGTGTCATTTATATTTTTAATTAATATATATTCAATAGTTATAAAATTACTGCGCCTGTTGTATTTTTTAAGATATTTTTTGGACCATTTAACTATCTCTTTAGGAAAGTCTAAATCTGTTTTTGGGATAAGTTTTTTTCTAGCTTCGTAGTTTGCATTCTGTAAGGATATGGCAATCTTTATATCAG harbors:
- a CDS encoding ferritin family protein; protein product: MTETKFTPDEILRLAVKIKVNGSNFYRNAVSFYKNKEFKSLFSTLSSEEDKHKDVFQDILNNFKNKDYLDAYSSEHQKYINSIANDIIFTQANISKKIKEGFKSIDDVFSFALGIEEDSILFYTELKSSILKGEDLLSGVINEERRHFSLISDLKAKYLNKELKEHRRY